The following coding sequences are from one Dermacentor silvarum isolate Dsil-2018 chromosome 4, BIME_Dsil_1.4, whole genome shotgun sequence window:
- the LOC125945013 gene encoding LOW QUALITY PROTEIN: uncharacterized protein LOC125945013 (The sequence of the model RefSeq protein was modified relative to this genomic sequence to represent the inferred CDS: substituted 2 bases at 2 genomic stop codons) has protein sequence FFLFPVLPPPSTVENAAVAYIAGFIAKAVEERKTCSACPSLHKSTSAXTVMGLINHXSRGGLVFPKPEFVAVLVNVKKAVDIAVPHIGKHDVRKKLAALICPHLESCPLFACQANEEHASAISSLIASKFIKPLLSNIGAVVTDTAAYRKKLMSKPLSRKVLRV, from the coding sequence ttttttctttttccagtgcTACCACCACCTTCAACTGTGGAAAATGCTGCAGTAGCATACATCGCTGGATTCATTGCGAAGGCAGTCGAAGAACGGAAGACATGCAGCGCCTGTCCAAGTCTGCATAAATCAACATCAGCGTAAACAGTAATGGGACTCATTAATCACTAATCAAGAGGTGGTCTGGTGTTCCCGAAGCCCGAGTTTGTTGCTGTCCTCGTTAATGTAAAAAAGGCGGTTGACATCGCAGTCCCACATATTGGCAAGCATGATGTGCGCAAAAAGTTGGcagctttaatttgtcctcacttagagagctgccctctttttgcttgccaggcaaacgaagagcatgcatcagcgatttcttcattaattgcaagcaaatttataaagcccctactctcaaatattggcgcagtcgttacggacacagcggcttaccgcaaaaaactaatgagtaagccactgagccgcaaagttctccgcgtttga